ACACACGGCGGGTGCTAACGTCCGTCGTGAAGAGGGAAACAACCCAGACCGCCAGCTAAGGTCCCAAAGTCATGGTTAAGTGGGAAACGATGTGGGAAGGCATAGACAGCCAGGATGTTGGCTTAGAAGCAGCCATCATTTAAAGAAAGCGTAATAGCTCACTGGTCGAGTCGGCCTGCGCGGAAGATGTAACGGGGCTAAACCATGCACCGAAGCTGCGGCAGCGATATGAAAGTATTGTTGGGTAGGGGAGCGTTCTGTAAGCCTGTGAAGCTGGACTGTGAGGTCTGGTGGAGGTATCAGAAGTGCGAATGCTGACATAAGTAACGATAAAGCGGGTGAAAAGCCCGCTCGCCGGAAGACCAAGGGTTCCTGTCCAACGTTAATCGGGGCAGGGTGAGTCGACCCCTAAGGCGAGGCCGAAAGGCGTAGTCGATGGGAAACAGGTTAATATTCCTGTACTTGGTGTTACTGCGAAGGGGGGACGAAGAAGGCTAGGCTATCCGGGCGACGGTTGTCCCGGTTTAAGCGTGTAGGTGGGTCGATTAGGTAAATCCGGTTGACTATTAACACTGAGGCGTGATGACGAGCCACTACGGTGGTGAAGTAGTTGATGCCCTGCTTCCAGGAAAAGCCTCTAAGCTCCAGGTAACATTAAATCGTACCCCAAACCGACACAGGTGGTCAGGTAGAGAATACTCAGGCGCTTGAGAGAACTCGGGTGAAGGAACTAGGCAAAATGGTGCCGTAACTTCGGGAGAAGGCACGCTGACGTTAGGTGAAGAGACTTGCTCTCGGAGCTGAAGTCAGTCGAAGATACCAGCTGGCTGCAACTGTTTATTAAAAACACAGCACTGTGCAAACACGAAAGTGGACGTATACGGTGTGACGCCTGCCCGGTGCTGGAAGGTTAATTGATGGGGTTAGCGTAAGCGAAGCTCTTGATCGAAGCCCCAGTAAACGGCGGCCGTAACTATAACGGTCCTAAGGTAGCGAAATTCCTTGTCGGGTAAGTTCCGACCTGCACGAATGGCGTAATGATGGCCAGGCTGTCTCCACCCGAGACTCAGTGAAATTGAACTCGCAGTGAAGATGCTGTGTACCCGCGGCAAGACGGAAAGACCCCGTGAACCTTTACTATAGCTTGACACTGAACATTGAGCCTTGATGTGTAGGATAGGTGGGAGGCTTAGAAGCGTGGACGCCAGTCTGCGTGGAGCCAACCTTGAAATACCACCCTTTAATGTTTGATGTTCTAACTTTGACCCGTTATCCGGGTTGAGGACAGTGTCTGGTGGGTAGTTTGACTGGGGCGGTCTCCTCCCAAAGAGTAACGGAGGAGCACGAAGGTTAGCTAATCACGGTCGGACATCGTGAGGTTAGTGCAATGGCATAAGCTAGCTTGACTGCGAGAGTGACGGCTCGAGCAGGTACGAAAGTAGGTCATAGTGATCCGGTGGTTCTGAATGGAAGGGCCATCGCTCAACGGATAAAAGGTACTCCGGGGATAACAGGCTGATACCGCCCAAGAGTTCATATCGACGGCGGTGTTTGGCACCTCGATGTCGGCTCATCACATCCTGGGGCTGAAGTAGGTCCCAAGGGTACGGCTGTTCGCCGTTTAAAGTGGTACGCGAGCTGGGTTTAGAACGTCGTGAGACAGTTCGGTCCCTATCTGCCGTGGGCGTTGGAAGATTGAGAGGGGTTGCTCCTAGTACGAGAGGACCGGAGTGAACGCACCACTGGTGTTCGGGTTGTCATGCCAATGGCATTGCCCGGTAGCTACGTGCGGAAAAGATAACCGCTGAAAGCATCTAAGCGGGAAACTTGCCTCGAGATGAGTCTTCCCTTGGACCTTGAGTCCACTGAAGGAACGTTAAAGACTATGACGTTGATAGGTCGGGTGTGTAAGCGTAGCGATACGTTGAGCTAACCGATACTAATGAACCGTGAGACTTAACCTTACAACACCGAAGGTGTTTTGATGAGAGAGACGAATTTAAATTTCAGCGAATGTTCAGGATTGGAATGGATGGTTGTGCGGGATAGCGATATCGTAGTGCAACGGTTCATGAAACGGAATATGCCTGGCGGCGATAGCGCGGTGGTCCCACCTGACCCCATGCCGAACTCAGAAGTGAAACGCCGTAGCGCCGATGGTAGTGTGGGGCTTCCCCATGCGAGAGTAGGGAACTGCCAGGCTTTAAATTAGAAGTGTACAGTAAGTAGTAAACTACGTAAGAAAATAAATCTTGCGATGGTTAAGTGACAAAGTCATTTTAACTACTAGACTGTAGATTATTATCAGTTTTATATCTGATAAACCAGTTTTGGCGCTGATATGGCTCAGTTGGTAGAGCGCACCCTTGGTAAGGGTGAGGTCCCCAGTTCGACTCTGGGTATCAGCACCACTTAATTATGTTAGACATAGAAAGAATTTGTCTGGCGGCGATAGCGCGGTGGTCCCACCTGACCCCATGCCGAACTCAGAAGTGAAACGCCGTAGCGCCGATGGTAGTGTGGGGCTTCCCCATGCGAGAGTAGGGAACTGCCAGACTTTAATTAAGAGAAACCCTCAGTGAAAGCTGAGGGTTTTTTACTTTGGTGCTGATGCTGTTCGCTACTCAAGAGAGAGTAGGATAAAGCGGCGAAAAGGGTTTGAGCAACGTGCAACGTTGGCCCGAAGGGTGAATGACGGCGTCATTCATAAACTGCCAGATTTAATTAAGAGAAGCCCTTAGCGAAAGCTGAGGGCTTTTTGCTTTGGTGTTGATGCAGTTACTCGAGAGTAGGATAAATCCGCGAAGGTAAATAACTTCGTTATTCATCAAAATCCGGACGTTAAATAAGAAGTGCTGTTCTTCAATTGGGTTCTTCTTGGCTTTGTCGTGTAGAAGTAGTCAGCGTAACGAATGAGCAGCGTGTCATGTTGTTCAGAAGGGTGTGGCACTTAAGTCATCCGTAAACGGGTAAGCGCCAAAGCAAAATTATTAAGCACTTTCCCGCTAATTCATACCACTATCAAATATTGAACCGTAAAGCGAATACAGAGAATATATCAGGCATATTGATATCTGATGAAGATCTAAATAAGCACTGCGCTATGGTCGATTTAGGAGGGATTCAAAGCTAACTGGTATGTGTGGAATGTTTCAGATCTATTGATAAGCGATTTGCTTATCATTGCTGTATCAATAAATTGTCTATGGTGAATAACTCAAAAAAGATGGGGAAAATAATAATAAAAAAACCCGCCATAAATTAGCGGGTTTAGCATTAATCAAGTCGTACTTAGTCTGCTTTTTTACATTCCAGCAGGCCACGGTAGATCAGGCCACCAACAATACCACCAATGATAGGTACCAGCCAGAAAATCCACAGTTGCTCTAATGCCCAGCCGCCTTGGAAAATTGCAACGCCAGTACTACGCGCTGGGTTAACGGAGGTATTAGTTACAGGAATACTGATTAAGTGAATCAGCGTTAAGGCCAGACCAATCGCAATAGGAGCGAATCCCGCAGGAGCGCGTTTATCCGTTGCACCATGGATGATGATCAGGAAGAATGCGGTTAATACGAATTCAGCAGCAATAGCCGCCTGCAGAGAGAAGCCACCAGGAGAATGTTCGCCATAACCGTTAGAAGCGAATCCACCGGCGCTAGCATCGAAGCCTGCTTTACCACTGGCAATCAGGTATAGCACCGCACCAGCAGCAATACCGCCAATAACTTGTGTAATGATGTATGGAACAACGTCTTTAGCAGGAAAACGACCACCTGCAAATAAGCCAAGCGTTACTGCTGGGTTGAAATGCCCACCAGAAATATGGCCGACAGCATAAGCCATGGTTAATACGGTAAGACCGAATGCCAGTGCTACACCCGCAAAGCCAATGCCTAAGCCGGGAAACGCAGCAGCTAAAACAGCACTACCACAACCACCGAAGACTAGCCAAAAAGTACCAAAGAACTCAGCTGAGAGTTTTCTTAACATGATGTAATTTTCCTTAAAAAGATAAATAGGCATACTAACAATTAGTATGGCTACCCTATGAATATAGTCCATTACGACTGACGGGCCAGAGTGTATACCGAGCAGTGCTTTTTATTCAAATGTGCGATATTAGTCACACAAGAAGCGTTGCTCGCAACACCTCAAGATTGCATCAATATAATTTATTGATATTTAATATTTTTTTATACCTCATTGTTATAATGAGACTATGCGTTCATTATCCTTATACATTTTTTTGATTTTATGCGATTGTTTATATCGTTTTAATCTATAATTTAGTATTTATAATTATTATTAGTTTCTATACGGTAGTATTTAGTGCGAATATATTTAATATGAAGTAGTTATTACTTGCCAATGAGTTGTTTTTAAGGGGTAAAACCAAACACAGTATCCTAAATGTAAAGGAAATAAGTAGTAACTGGCGATGCTGGATAATCTAATTCCGTATTAAACCTATAAGAGTTGCTGTGGAGATTGTCTGGAGATCTCTGGTTTGCCATCAGATAACATTAAAGGCGCCATCGGCGCCTTTAAGAGAGCTAACCTTCATCATTAATGGGATACGCTACTCGATGCACCATAACCCGTTTGTGAACGAATAGATTGAGAGTAGAACAATTCTCTTTCTTGAGTCGCATTTTCAGATGTATCAGTGATGGAGAAGAACCAAGTTCCCATGAAAGCAATTATCATGGAGAACAATGCTGGGTATTCATAAGGGTAGATGGCTTTTTCATGCCCCAGAATTTGTACCCAGATAGTAGGGCCGAGGATCATTAGTCCTACCGCGCTGAGCAACCCCAACCAACCTCCAATCATAGCTCCTCGTGTGGTTAGTTTTTTCCAATACATTGACAGAATAATGATAGGGAAGTTACAACTTGCCGCGATAGAGAAAGCTAGACCGACCATGAAAGCGATGTTTTGCTTTTCAAATAGAATGCCCAACCCGATGGCCACAAACCCTAAGACTACAGTGGTTATTTTTGATACTTTCAGCTCATCTCGTTCAGTCGCCTGACCTTGCTTGATAACATTAGCATACAGGTCGTGAGAAACTGCGGAGGCACCAGCCAGAGTTAAACCCGCTACCACAGCAAGAATAGTGGCAAACGCAACGGCAGAGATAAATCCAAGGAAGAAACTGCCTCCAACGGCATTAGCAAGGTGTATTGCAGCCATGTTTGTTCCACCGAGAAGGGCACCCGCCGCATCTTTAAACGCAGGGTTTCCACCTACAAGGAAGATAGCCCCAAACCCGATAATAAAGGTCAGGATATAGAAATAACCAATAAAGCCTGTGGCATAAAATACGCTTTTGCGTGCTTCCTTTGCATCATTCACGGTAAAAAATCGCATGATGATATGTGGTAATCCGGCAGTACCAAACATCAATGCTAAACCTAATGAGAGCGCTGAGATCGGATCGGAAACTAATCCACCCGGACTCATAATAGCAGCGCCTTTCGGGCTGGTTTTAATTGCCTGAACGAAGAGTTCATTAAAATTGAAGTTAACGGATTTCATCACCATGATGGCCATAAAACTGGCACCGGCAAGTAATAATACCGCTTTGATGATTTGTACCCATGTAGTCGCTAACATGCCGCCAAACAACACGTACATCACCATCAGAATCCCTACTAGGACTACTGCAACGTGGTAGTTCAGACCAAACAGTAACTGAATTAGCTTGCCGGCCCCTACCATTTGGGCAATCAGATACAGAGCAACTACTACCAGTGAACCACAGGCCGATAAGGTACGGATCTGTTTTTGTCCCAGACGGTATGATGCGACATCGGCAAATGTATATTTGCCTAGGTTACGCAAGCGTTCGGCTATCAGAAACAGAATAATCGGCCAGCCGATTAAGAACCCGATAGAGTAAATCAGGCCATCGTAACCGGAGGTATAAACTAATGCGGAGATACCAAGGAAAGACGCGGCAGACATAAAGTCACCGGCAATAGCTAAACCATTTTGTAGGCCAGTTATTTTGCCTCCCGCTGTATAGTAGTCGGAGCGGGAGCGTGTCCGTTTGGAGGCCCAGTAAGTAATATATAAGGTTAACCCAACAAACAGGATAAACATGACGATAGCTTCAATATTGAGCGGCTGGCGTTTGACCGCGCCACCAATGGTATCAGCAAAAACCTGCGGGGTGGCTGCCAGTATCGGTAAGGCAGAGAGAAAACGAATTTTCATTGGTGTGCCTCATTCAAAATTTGTGCATTGAGTTCATCAAACTCTCTGTTCGCGCGATAGACATAGATTCCAGTTAAAATAAACGAGGCAAGGATCAGACCAATGCCAATTGGAATGCCGCGGGTAATACTGATACCTTCTGAAACAGGCGTACCCAACCATTGAGGCTCAAAAGCGATCAGTAGAATGAAGCTGACATACATGGCTAATGTAATAAACGAGAGCGTCCAGGCAAATATGTCCCGTTTGCGCACCAGATCTTTGAAGCGTGGGTTATTTTCAATCCGTTGATAAATATGGTCATTCATCAGATCGTCTCCTGTGAGATAAAGATTGAATATTGCCGCGTAAGGCGGTGTAGGTTATGAGGCTGCTTTCATTAACTCTTTTTCCTGCAATAGCTTCTCAACTACACCTGGATCGGCCAGGGTAGAGGTATCTCCCAGATTGCTGGTATCGCCATCAGCGATTTTCCGTAGAATGCGCCGCATAATTTTACCCGAACGCGTTTTAGGAAGGGTTTGGGTCCAGTGTAAGATATCGGGTGTGGCTATTGGTCCAATTTCTTTACGTACCCATTTAATAACATCGTCATAAAGTTCATCGCTGGGCACCTCGCCGTAATTCAGCGTGATATAGGCATAAATAGCCTGTCCTTTAATGTAGTGAGGGATACCGACTACCGCGGCTTCGGCAATTTTAGGGTGAGCAACCAGCGCCGATTCGATTTCCGCCGTTCCCAGACGATGTCCTGATACGTTCAGAACATCATCGACTCGGCCAGTTATCCAGTAATATCCATCTTCATCACGACGAGCACCGTCTCCACTGAAGTAGAAACCTTTGAATGAGGCAAAGTAAGTCTGTTCGAATCGGTCATGGTCACCATAAAGTGTACGGGCTTGGCCGGGCCATGAATCGGTTATCACGAGATTGCCTTCACAGGCATGACTTAACAGGTTCCCATCATTATCGACTAATGCAGGTTTGACGCCGAAGAAAGGCAATGTAGCGGAACCTGCTTTTAGCTCCGTTGCGCCAGGAAGGGGTGTTAACATAAAACCGCCGGTTTCTGTTTGCCACCACGTATCAACAATCGGACATTTTCCGTTACCAATCGTGTAGTAATACCACTCCCAAGCTTCCGGGTTGATGGGTTCACCAACACTGCCCATGATTCTCAGGGAGCGGCGTGTGGTATCCGTAATAGCCAGATTACCTTGTGCCATCAGAGAGCGAATGGCTGTAGGAGCGGTATACAGAATATTGACCTGATATTTATCTATCAGCTGTGACATACGGTTAGGGCCGGGATGGGTTAATAATCCTTCAAAAAAGAGCGTTGTGGCCCCATTACACAGTGGCCCATATAGCGCATAGCTATGGCCTGTGACCCAGCCCATATCGGCTGTACACCAATATATTTCGCCATCATGGTAATCAAATACATATTTGAAGGTTAGGGCTGCATAGACCAAATAACCACCAGTGGTATGTAGCACGCCTTTTGGTTTGCCAGTTGAGCCCGAAGTGTAGAGAATGAATAGTGGACTTTCAGCTGGAAGTTCTACCGGAGCACATTCATCACTTGCTGCATCGACCAGTTCATGCCACCACTGGTCATGATTCGGTTTCCAGTTGATGGTATTACCGGTTCGTCTGAAAACAATGGTGTGTTCAACGCTATTCACGTTAGGATTAGCTAACGCATCATCGATATTCTTTTTCAGCGGGATGGTTTTGCCTGCTCGTAATCCTTCATCAGCGGTAATCACCAGACGAGAACTGGAATCGATAATACGTCCGGCAATGGCTTCAGGAGAAAAACCAGCAAAGATAACGGAATGGATCAGTCCTAGGCGAGCACAGGCCAGCATAGCGATAGCGGTTTCCGGTACCATTGGCATATAAATCGCGACTACGTCACCCTGCTTCATGCCCAGTGATTTAAGTACATTGGCAAATTTGCATACCCGGTGATAGAGCTGACGATAAGTAATTTTTTGCGTTTCACTGCCGTCATCACTTTCCCAGATAATTGCCGTTTGGTCACCACGGGTTTCCAGATGACGATCTAAGCAGTTAGCTGACAGATTTAGCGTTCCGTCTTCAAACCAACGAATATCAATATTGCTAGGGGAAAATGACGTATTTTTAACCTTGGTATAAGGTTTCATCCAATCAATAATTTTCCCCTGTGTACCCCAAAACGTGTCAGGATCTTCTACTGACTGCTGATACATAGCCTGATATTGCTGTTTATTGATCAGCGCGTTTTCTGCTATAGCAGCAGGAACGGGATGTTTATGAACAGTGCTCATTATTGACCCCTTTATTTTTGTTAACATAATGTAATTTAGTTGTTATGCAAACGTTTCGCACATTTTATGTTTGTTTTTTGGGCGGAGGATCACGCTTCATTACAGTGGATAATGATGGGTAGGTATAAAATAGCTTTAAAAGACAAATGAATAGGCTGATATGAATATAATTACAGTTATTTATTCTGATAGGTTAAAATTGAACACTATTTCGATGCGCCAAAAAAAGGAATGGTGGGAGGATAAAAATCAGCCGGAATAGTTTTAGTGTAAAAAGGTGGTTGAATATAAAGTAGCCTGATGACATATCAATTCAGTAAAAAACACACTTTTCTCCCCACTTTTATCTCCATGTTGACCATTAGCTGTAAAAATCGGAACTAATATACCGATAATGCGACTTATTGCGTTTCTACCACGTTCATCTTGTCATACTTATCATGAGTTATTATTCCTTGGTGATTTCTATTATAATATATAAATATCAAATAATTAGATTGGTATTTGTTTAGGAAAAGTATATTAAATACACTTCATAAAACCACGAAAATAGTGGTAAACCGCTCTTCTTTTTTTGCAATTAACAATGCTATCTTGTGGGTTTTATTCCAGTTAATTCATCTGTATTTCAGTGTTTATGTAAAGAAAAATGTAATTTTCCTATATAAGATGCTAAAAAGAGCGTCTGTATTTTTTCCATGGTACTTTCTGACCATAAAACTAAGGGAGTGTTGATATTCTAGCGGGGTATTATCTGTTTGAAGACCCGCATAAAAATAATGAAAAGCCTTACTTAAGGCGAGCCTGTAAGCAGGCATTTAACAAGATTGAAGGATTTTTGATATATGAAAGGTTTTAAAATTACTTTGGCCTGGCAGATTTTGATTGCTCTGGTACTTGGGATCATTGTTGGTTCGCTGATGCATGGCGGGGAATCAACCGATTGGTTAGTTGTGAACATCTTCAAACCGGCTGGCGACATTTTTATTCGTCTGATTAAGATGATAGTGGTACCCATTGTGGTATCAACATTGGTGGTCGGTATTGCCGGTGTCGGCGATGCTAAAAAGTTGGGCCGCATCGGGCTGAAAACCATTATTTATTTTGAGATTATCACCACCGTAGCCATTGTTATTGGTTTGGTGGCGGCTAATGTTTTTCAACCCGGTCACGGTATTGATATGTCCCAACTGCATGCGGTGGATATATCCCAATATAAGGCAACTACGGCAGAAGTGCAGGGCGGGACGCATAGTTTAGTCATCACGATTATGTCGTTAATTCCAACCAATATCTTCAAAGCATTAGCATCAGGCGAGATGCTACCGATCATTTTCTTCTCTGTGCTGTTTGGATTAGGGCTGTCGTCACTGCCTAAAGAGACACGGGCACCTTTACTGAACGTGTTCAGATCGATGTCTGAAACTATGTTCAGAGTGACCCATATGATTATGCGTTATGCACCTGTTGGTGTGTTTGCATTGATCTCAGTGACTGTTGCAACCTTTGGTTTCTCTTCATTAATTCCATTAGTGAAGCTTGTTGCGCTGGTTTATGGCGCGATTATTTTCTTTGCATTAGTCGTTCTGGGTACAGTAGCGCGCATATGTGGTTTACGTATCTGGACTTTAATCCGCATTCTGAAAGATGAGCTAATTTTGGCCTATTCGACCGCCAGCTCAGAAACAGTATTGCCGAGAATTATCGAAAAGATGGAAGCCTATGGGGCACCTAAAGCCATTACCGGCTTTGTCGTTCCTACCGGTTATTCTTTTAATTTGGATGGCTCAACGCTCTATCAAAGTATTGCGGCTATCTTTATCGCGCAACTCTATGGCATTGAGCTGTCGTTGATGCAGGAGGTTACGCTGGTATTAACGCTGATGGTGACCTCTAAAGGCATTGCCGGTGTGCCTGGTGTATCCTTTGTGGTGTTACTGGCAACATTAGGTAGCGTAGGTATCCCTCTGGATGGCCTGATGTTTATCGCGGGAGTGGACCGTATCATGGATATGGCGCGTACTGCACTGAACGTTGTAGGTAATGCGCTGGCTGTGCTGGTTATTGCTAAGTGGGAAAGGCAGTTTGATAAAGATAAAGCGCGGGCTTATGAAGAAGAGATTTTTGGTAAGACAAAAATGGCCTGATAGCTCTTTTTTATAGTGAGACAGCCACCTTAGGGTGGCTGTTTTGTTGATAAAACCGCTCAAGCTAATGAATCAAGCCATTACGGTGTAGTCACTTTCCAGAACGCTTGGCATTTGGTGTGCTCAGGCGTGATATTCAATACAGAATGTACCTTTGCCTAATTGTTTAGCTTGATACATTGCTTGATCAGCTAAAGATAATAATGTTTCCGGTTTAAGCAGATCGTCGTTTAAGGCGATTGCAATACCGATACTGGCACTAAGCCTGACAGGCATCTGATCAATGTGGGTAACTTCAGATAACCCCTGTAGTAGCCGTTGACTAATGGTTGACACAATGTGTTGAGGATTATCTGAATGACTGAACAAAATGGTGAATTCATCACCGGCGAGGCGGGCAGCCATATCGTTCTGTCGTACCGATTTACAGATAATGTCGGCGACAGTTTGTAAAACTTTATCCCCAAATTCATGACCATAACTATCATTGATTTCTTTAAATCCATCTAAATCGAGGAAGAACAGCGCCAGCCATAGATGTTGATCGGGATCGAGCAGCATATTGTTTAATGTATCAATAAACGATCTGCGGTTTGGCAGATTGGTGAGCATATCGTGGGATGCTTCAAATATCAGGGTTTGCTGTAGCTGTTTAAGCTCGGTGATATCAAGAGAAAGGATATAGAACTCGCCTTGTTCACGATCTCTGTTGGGGATCAGGGTAGTTTGAACATATTTCATGCCCTCTTTGGTCGACAATGTATTTTCAAACGAGACTTTTTGGCCTGAAATCACCTTCTCTATATAGCGTTGAGCTGCCCGAAAACTACTTTTACCAATAACGTCAGGCATATACATACCGATAATGTTTTTGGTCTGTAAACCGAACCAGTCTTCATAGGTTTTATTGTTAAACGTGTAATGAAGCTGATGATTAACGCAACTGACTAAGGCAGGGACGTTATCTGTAATCTCTTTCAGACGTTCTTTTTCGATATTCAGTAAATTTTGGGTTTCAATTCGTTGTTCCACTTCCTCATTGACCAGATGCAACATTCTTTCCAGTTGTTCGGTGCGATCT
Above is a window of Limnobaculum parvum DNA encoding:
- the acs gene encoding acetate--CoA ligase gives rise to the protein MSTVHKHPVPAAIAENALINKQQYQAMYQQSVEDPDTFWGTQGKIIDWMKPYTKVKNTSFSPSNIDIRWFEDGTLNLSANCLDRHLETRGDQTAIIWESDDGSETQKITYRQLYHRVCKFANVLKSLGMKQGDVVAIYMPMVPETAIAMLACARLGLIHSVIFAGFSPEAIAGRIIDSSSRLVITADEGLRAGKTIPLKKNIDDALANPNVNSVEHTIVFRRTGNTINWKPNHDQWWHELVDAASDECAPVELPAESPLFILYTSGSTGKPKGVLHTTGGYLVYAALTFKYVFDYHDGEIYWCTADMGWVTGHSYALYGPLCNGATTLFFEGLLTHPGPNRMSQLIDKYQVNILYTAPTAIRSLMAQGNLAITDTTRRSLRIMGSVGEPINPEAWEWYYYTIGNGKCPIVDTWWQTETGGFMLTPLPGATELKAGSATLPFFGVKPALVDNDGNLLSHACEGNLVITDSWPGQARTLYGDHDRFEQTYFASFKGFYFSGDGARRDEDGYYWITGRVDDVLNVSGHRLGTAEIESALVAHPKIAEAAVVGIPHYIKGQAIYAYITLNYGEVPSDELYDDVIKWVRKEIGPIATPDILHWTQTLPKTRSGKIMRRILRKIADGDTSNLGDTSTLADPGVVEKLLQEKELMKAAS
- a CDS encoding diguanylate cyclase domain-containing protein; the encoded protein is MIPLRLPNTEKQRIEILKSLQILDTPPSEQLDRVTRLAADFFNVPIALVTLIDSDRQWFKSCFGLSLTETSRDISVCSHAIMQRSVFVVPDLRKDPRFSHIQPVVEAPHLVFYAGCQIHSRQGIPLGTLCISDSKKHKFNQDDERKLSDFAKIVEQYFHSLEETTYTRKVEDSLSNTESMFAQTFNQAAVGMANVSLTGQWLRVNPKLCELLGYPEPELLNKTFQEITYPDDLNTDLELLQEVLDGKIETYTIEKRYITKQKHLFWVLLTVSMVKNSQGMPEHFISIIVDINDKVSIENELKKLTDELETRVKDRTEQLERMLHLVNEEVEQRIETQNLLNIEKERLKEITDNVPALVSCVNHQLHYTFNNKTYEDWFGLQTKNIIGMYMPDVIGKSSFRAAQRYIEKVISGQKVSFENTLSTKEGMKYVQTTLIPNRDREQGEFYILSLDITELKQLQQTLIFEASHDMLTNLPNRRSFIDTLNNMLLDPDQHLWLALFFLDLDGFKEINDSYGHEFGDKVLQTVADIICKSVRQNDMAARLAGDEFTILFSHSDNPQHIVSTISQRLLQGLSEVTHIDQMPVRLSASIGIAIALNDDLLKPETLLSLADQAMYQAKQLGKGTFCIEYHA
- a CDS encoding cation acetate symporter; protein product: MKIRFLSALPILAATPQVFADTIGGAVKRQPLNIEAIVMFILFVGLTLYITYWASKRTRSRSDYYTAGGKITGLQNGLAIAGDFMSAASFLGISALVYTSGYDGLIYSIGFLIGWPIILFLIAERLRNLGKYTFADVASYRLGQKQIRTLSACGSLVVVALYLIAQMVGAGKLIQLLFGLNYHVAVVLVGILMVMYVLFGGMLATTWVQIIKAVLLLAGASFMAIMVMKSVNFNFNELFVQAIKTSPKGAAIMSPGGLVSDPISALSLGLALMFGTAGLPHIIMRFFTVNDAKEARKSVFYATGFIGYFYILTFIIGFGAIFLVGGNPAFKDAAGALLGGTNMAAIHLANAVGGSFFLGFISAVAFATILAVVAGLTLAGASAVSHDLYANVIKQGQATERDELKVSKITTVVLGFVAIGLGILFEKQNIAFMVGLAFSIAASCNFPIIILSMYWKKLTTRGAMIGGWLGLLSAVGLMILGPTIWVQILGHEKAIYPYEYPALFSMIIAFMGTWFFSITDTSENATQERELFYSQSIRSQTGYGASSSVSH
- the gltP gene encoding glutamate/aspartate:proton symporter GltP, yielding MKGFKITLAWQILIALVLGIIVGSLMHGGESTDWLVVNIFKPAGDIFIRLIKMIVVPIVVSTLVVGIAGVGDAKKLGRIGLKTIIYFEIITTVAIVIGLVAANVFQPGHGIDMSQLHAVDISQYKATTAEVQGGTHSLVITIMSLIPTNIFKALASGEMLPIIFFSVLFGLGLSSLPKETRAPLLNVFRSMSETMFRVTHMIMRYAPVGVFALISVTVATFGFSSLIPLVKLVALVYGAIIFFALVVLGTVARICGLRIWTLIRILKDELILAYSTASSETVLPRIIEKMEAYGAPKAITGFVVPTGYSFNLDGSTLYQSIAAIFIAQLYGIELSLMQEVTLVLTLMVTSKGIAGVPGVSFVVLLATLGSVGIPLDGLMFIAGVDRIMDMARTALNVVGNALAVLVIAKWERQFDKDKARAYEEEIFGKTKMA
- the aqpZ gene encoding aquaporin Z; translated protein: MLRKLSAEFFGTFWLVFGGCGSAVLAAAFPGLGIGFAGVALAFGLTVLTMAYAVGHISGGHFNPAVTLGLFAGGRFPAKDVVPYIITQVIGGIAAGAVLYLIASGKAGFDASAGGFASNGYGEHSPGGFSLQAAIAAEFVLTAFFLIIIHGATDKRAPAGFAPIAIGLALTLIHLISIPVTNTSVNPARSTGVAIFQGGWALEQLWIFWLVPIIGGIVGGLIYRGLLECKKAD
- a CDS encoding DUF485 domain-containing protein, which translates into the protein MNDHIYQRIENNPRFKDLVRKRDIFAWTLSFITLAMYVSFILLIAFEPQWLGTPVSEGISITRGIPIGIGLILASFILTGIYVYRANREFDELNAQILNEAHQ